The following proteins are co-located in the Aptenodytes patagonicus unplaced genomic scaffold, bAptPat1.pri.cur scaffold_116, whole genome shotgun sequence genome:
- the LOC143173538 gene encoding uncharacterized protein LOC143173538 yields MEVIEDSAVKAQTSEEAPEPSPYSELQPSGALQYSYDTIEQQFACDLPDNEDGECDAAEGDGELFTSQSNFTLVWEGEEGETEVGDPPLNMVKDQEVQPSDQLLLPVPTKRGRRRKMSSSEVSENSGLDLSKPSLPPTGFKLPVTPRRSARKGAQNLLADAESVATQEDIHLGGKVEVLDTAGRRTRRAAHAKPGKTGTHEPTPAQPNEESATAGTTVRTGRRGRKRRSIFEESTGEEAFPQGPGGSPLLKILTDDITRTCPVCKQGRR; encoded by the exons ATGGAG GTTATTGAAGATAGTGCGGTTAAGGCACAAACCTCAGAGGAGGCACCTGAACCATCACCATATAGTGAACTGCAGCCATCGGGCGCTCTTCAATACAGCTATGATACTATTGAGCAACAGTTTGCATGTGATTTGCCTGATAATGAAGATGGTGAATGTGATGCGGCTGAGGGAGATGGAGAGCTTTTTACATCTCAGAGTAATTTTACTTTAGTctgggaaggtgaagaaggtgaaaCGGAAGTGGGAGACCCTCCGTTAAATATGGTCAAGGATCAAGAGGTGCAGCCTAGTGACCAACTCCTCTTACCTGTGCCAACTaaaagaggcagaaggagaaagatgagttcctcagaagtttcagaaaattctggcCTTGATCTGTCTAAACCATCGCTTCCTCCAACAGGATTTAAACTTCCTGTCACTCCTAGAAGAAGTGCGAGGAAGGGGGCACAAAATCTCTTGGCAGACGCAGAATCTGTCGCTACTCAGGAAGACATACATTTGGGTGGGAAAGTGGAAGTCCTTGATACTGctgggagaagaacaagaagagctgCACACGCTAAACCAGGAAAAACGGGTACTCATGAGCCAACACCTGCGCAGCCAAACGAGGAATCAGCCACAGCCGGGACTACAGTAAGGACAGGACGTCGGGGCAGAAAGAGACGATCGATATTTGAGGAGAGCACCGGGGAGGAGGCCTTCCCCCAAGGACCTGGTGGCAGtcctttgcttaaaattttaacagaTGATATTACAAGAACATGCCCAGTGTGCAAACAAGGCCGCAGATAA